A DNA window from Methylobacterium sp. NMS14P contains the following coding sequences:
- a CDS encoding arylesterase encodes MTASMTDAHAAPGGPIKLVALGDSLTAGYRLPGDAAFPTVLERLLKAKGADVTVANAGVSGDTATGGLDRVDWSVPEGTAGVILELGANDMLRGTDPKVTEGALSAIIERLKARGIPVLLAGMQAAPNLGPDYKARFDAIYPALAKRYDLTLYPFFLDGIIGDRAQHLDDGLHPNRQGVETIAARIAPTVEAFLDRIRQQPVR; translated from the coding sequence ATGACGGCTTCCATGACCGACGCCCACGCCGCACCGGGCGGCCCGATCAAGCTCGTCGCCCTCGGCGACAGCCTGACCGCCGGCTACCGCCTGCCGGGCGACGCCGCCTTCCCGACCGTGCTGGAGCGCCTGCTCAAGGCCAAGGGCGCGGACGTGACCGTGGCCAATGCCGGCGTCTCCGGCGACACCGCCACCGGCGGCCTCGACCGGGTCGATTGGTCGGTGCCGGAGGGGACCGCGGGGGTGATCCTCGAACTCGGCGCCAACGACATGCTGCGCGGCACCGACCCGAAGGTCACCGAGGGCGCGCTGTCGGCGATCATCGAGCGATTGAAGGCGCGGGGCATCCCGGTCCTGCTCGCCGGCATGCAGGCTGCGCCCAATCTCGGGCCGGACTACAAGGCCCGGTTCGACGCGATCTACCCGGCGCTCGCCAAGCGCTACGACCTGACCCTCTACCCGTTCTTCCTCGACGGGATCATCGGCGACCGGGCGCAGCACCTCGACGACGGGCTGCATCCGAACCGGCAGGGCGTGGAGACCATCGCGGCCCGCATAGCGCCCACGGTCGAGGCGTTCCTGGACCGGATTCGCCAGCAGCCGGTGCGCTGA
- a CDS encoding ABC transporter ATP-binding protein, translating to MSQGKVLREPAIALSNIDLSLGRGAARVHVLRGISLSVGRGEAVGLVGPSGSGKSTLLMVMAGLERPDSGGVVIEETDLVRLDEDALARFRGRRIGIVFQAFHLVPTMTALENVALPLELADRPGALERARAELETVGLGHRLHHYPAQLSGGEQQRVAIARAVAPDPAILVADEPTGNLDEATGRQIVDLLFRLKRDRGATLVLVTHDNGLARLCDRTVRLRSGRIEEAVTA from the coding sequence GTGAGCCAAGGCAAGGTGCTGCGCGAGCCCGCGATCGCGCTGTCGAACATCGACCTCAGCCTCGGGCGCGGCGCCGCCCGCGTCCACGTCCTGCGCGGCATCTCGCTGAGCGTCGGCCGCGGCGAGGCGGTGGGCCTCGTCGGTCCTTCGGGCTCCGGCAAGTCGACGCTGCTGATGGTCATGGCCGGCCTGGAGCGGCCCGATTCCGGCGGCGTCGTGATCGAGGAGACCGACCTCGTCCGTCTCGACGAGGACGCGCTGGCGCGGTTCCGCGGGCGCCGGATCGGCATCGTGTTCCAGGCCTTCCACCTCGTGCCGACCATGACGGCGCTCGAGAACGTGGCGCTGCCGCTGGAACTCGCCGACCGGCCCGGCGCCCTGGAGCGGGCCCGCGCCGAGCTGGAGACGGTCGGCCTCGGGCACCGGCTGCACCATTACCCGGCGCAGCTCTCGGGCGGCGAGCAGCAGCGCGTCGCCATCGCGCGGGCGGTCGCCCCCGACCCGGCGATCCTGGTGGCCGACGAGCCCACCGGCAACCTCGACGAGGCCACCGGCCGCCAGATCGTCGACCTGCTGTTCCGGCTGAAGCGGGACCGCGGCGCGACGCTGGTCCTCGTCACCCACGACAACGGCCTCGCCCGCCTGTGCGACCGCACCGTGCGCCTGCGCTCGGGGCGGATCGAGGAGGCGGTGACCGCCTGA